The region CACCCTACATCCAAGCAAGCTAAGTAACCTAGCTTTATATGAAGGGGCACACTCTCattattttacaattaaaaaaaaaaaaaaaaaaaaaaaNaaaaaaaaaaaaaaaaaaaaaaaagtaacacaaAACTACTAGTCTACTAGTATAATAAACACTAGCCACGTTCCACGCTCCATTAAGAGTCGGTGCATTACATGCACGAGTGGATTGAATCTGTGGatgtaaagaattaagaaaaaaagataggGTGTGGATATTCAACATGTTGCATGAAAGTGAGGAATATTGCATGCATGCAGACTCATCATCTAGTCATCATCAAAAGCTAGAAACAATAATCTAAGCTAGGTAGGCCCATCCGGCTAGCTCTAAAGCTAGCATGCATGGTTTATACGTTGGTGGATGGGATGGGTCAGTGTGCTGGGAAGAAAAGGGGTGAAGAATCTCTATGTAACTTCCCATTATCACTGATCTTCACTTTGCTCATCTTGTCTTCACACCAATGCAATTGCTCACCATTCTGCTCTTTCATTCTCAGAACCCTAGACACCACTTTCAGGTCTATTTCTGCCATCAATATCTCCAATTCTTCCTCCTCTTTTAACCTCCTTTTCCTCAAGCATTTCCCACCTGATTTTCTCATATCTTTCAACTTTGACTTTTTCTgcaaaatataatatgaaagttaGTGAtcgatttttttaatacaaattaaactcatataaataacaattcATGTAACAAAAAGGAGAAATCGTCCACTCTAAACGCATCTACAGAATTGTAACAAATTTTACTTGTGTGACAAGTTGAGATACTCATGTGTGCTCCATATCTCAATTATGCATCTTTATATATTTAAGacttgaaatatatataaaatgtgcaatcttaatttattattctacatatatacaataaaaattTGCTTTGACTTACTCTTTTGTTTTCTCTCttgaggaggaggagaagagtTGGATCAGCTGACCCTCTTGTGTTTTTCTTGAAAAAAGATGCTATTATTTGGCAATGGCTCTCCTTGTCTGCTTTGAGAAAATTCATGAATGTTCTGATTGcttcctccattatttgaagaaATGAATCTGATGGAATCCTTGAGCAAAACCCTTCTTCTCTTTTCTCCTCATCCGAAtcttatcaaatttataatcacaaatttatatatatgtatacatatatacataatagaaaaagaaaatgaagaaaaaaaattatatcaaagtTTGGAAAGATGGGATAAAAAGTATGGAAATCATTTTCACAAATCTCAATATTTCTcccaaaggttgaatccccaatccCACCCCACGCCCCGGACCTGACAGcatgtaaattatggtaactaAATGCCTCAACAGATAGGGCTAATTCTGGTATACACAAGAGATATGCTCACTAAGAAATTAACTTTATAAAAGTACTATTATTGGTTTCAAAAGTTAAACTCTTAAAAGCTGCGCttaattaaagagtatataTATGCCTACCTCTATATTGAGGGACTTGTAGCAAGTTTGGAGCAATGTGGAGTCTCATCCTAGCATAAACCTCAGGCCTCCTTCCATATTCATATGGCTCGGTTTCTATGTACCTTTGGAGATGGACTTGAAACTGCTGAAACTGCTGGGCAATATAGGCAGGGCAACCATGATCCGATTTGGAAGCCCTAAGGCGCTGGAAATACTTGTAGTTCCAGTTGAGAGCTTCCCATGTCCAGCATATTTGTGCCACATAAGCTCCCTCTAGTTCATTGTATGGGTTGTGTTGAAAATTCAGTGTTCTTTGTTTCTTTGGTGCAAGCTTATACACAATCCTGTCTGATATTGATCTTGGATTTGATTTTATTGACCTAAGTGATTCTgaacaaaatttcacaacaactaaataattattacaaaatttggCTCTCTAGGGACTGTCCCTGAGACGGGTTagataaaaatggaaaatgtaataatatagtacttttaaagaaaaatgtaatacttttaaatcaaaatgtaaaatgtaatactGAGTAGAAATGAAGTGTTCCTTATAAAGAAAAGTGCACTACttttaggaaaaatgtaataattgtaaatcaaaatgtaaaagtattatggAGTACatcttttcttcaaaaatattattcctTCCCTTATTACTAAATGACaatttattccttattagtattataaatattaaatttttatcttGACCCAACTTGTCTTGCAGAAAAGCTAGGATCTATACCTAATACATTCTcacacaaataaaatttttgccTTATTACAAAATTCGGTTAGTTGAGCGATGTGATTACTTAATTGGCAATTGATCCTAAAATACATATTGAGAATTtgagaataaaattaaatagaagTATATAACATTGCATGCATGATcgaattcaaacaaattaaaaccacAAATTCGaaagaatataattaatatatagctACCTGTTTCATGGAGTTTTTGGGCGCTAATTCTATCCAAAAAGAGCATTTCTTCATCATACTTTTGGAAAACAGTGTATGACTCCCACTTGGGGCAACTTCTTCTTGAAGATGAAGAGAATGGATCGTCAGTGCAAGAATCCTTGATGGAGCTTCTCCATTCAGATGAGCTCTTTGAAGTTGATCCAACGGTGCAAGAATCCCCaaatatttcatcattttcttctCTGTCCTCTTGTATTTTCAACAacctactattattattattattattattattcttggcCGCCTCCCCTTGCATCAAATTTGCTTCCACCACTCTCTTCTCTCTTTCCATCAACTCCTTGcaaatattttctaaaacatATATGATAGATACAACCAAGGATATATCATTATTTAATTTGCTACTACTTTTTATTtccaaattataaaataatcataacaaataatacaatttgtaattgtaaaattaaccttcatcatcttcatgtGACATGTCCGAAACATTTCTCTTTGAATTTCTGCCAGCAGGAGATGAAAATGTGGGACcggttgtattattattttcatgagaattaaaataatcattatCTCCCATGGGAATCTTCTCTTCAACTGCTTCTTCATTACTAGGAATATTAGGTTCCGTCGCGGGTGAGCTATAAATGGAcgcttcttcttcatcatcatcatcaccaacactttctatattttcttcTTCGGCCTCAACATTGAAAGTCGCATGATGTTGATCATCCTGAATTATGTTGGAAGCAAAATGATGTTGCTCTCTTGATGATCCAACATGGTAATTATTTTCATATACATTTTCATCTTCCGTTTCTTCATCCGAAAATGCTGCAAACTCATATACTGCTTGattcctgaaaaaaaaaaacaaaacaaaacaaaaaaaaaacgtgtTAAGATCAAACACTTCCACTATGTCAAAAACTTAGCTTGTAGTAAAGgcacaattttatttgtttatagaCTGCCATCATATTTTTTAGAGGCAAaatgctggacttggcccttcatcgacctccgcccaacaatccctttATCCACGAATTGATAGAATTGACCATTTACCAGCCTCCCCGTCCAACAACATGGTCAAGTTCAGAAGAAACAAaacattaggaaaaaaaaaaaaaaaacgctaaATTAGCAGACCCCGATGATAAGGAGAATCGGAGTTTGTGAATATACCTTGGGAAAAAGATGTTGCCACCAAGGAGATGGAAGATCTTGGCAAGAAAAATGGAAGTGAGATATGAGAAGAGCAAGAAAAGTTGAAAGGAGCTTGAGACATTGTAGAACAGCCTAGCAATTGTTTCTTTTGAACATTGcatcttattaaaaaataaatttggagTTTTGCTAGCTATCCAAATTAAAGATGTGAGAATCTCTCCGAGGGATCCCTCTCTTGCACCTTGAACAAAAGCAACGCAAAGCAAAGTAAAGTGGCACTAATAAAAGTTGggtactttaatttataataatttcctAATAAATTTTCGTCGTCGGCCGTTACGTTGCCTACCTACCTTTCTTTCTCTCAAAtcacttacatttccttatctTCACAATATatttacagcacgtttggttcacggaatgaattttgaggtaataaaAATGCTATTTcataaggaatagaataggcaaggaatagaataggaattgtattctattgtttggttcgcggaaagaatggactttaggaattatattacagtgtttggttggtttaaggaatagaaatgaaatatgttttaaaagacaaaaatacccttataaaatatgtaataataataataataataataaggacattcatgttgttattattattattattattattattatgtaataataaaataaaacttataataatattaataacaacaacaataataataataataataatacaaaataaaattatatataaaataattttttaaaacacaagttagagtttttgatcccacattgataactcatgaagaggagctcatttgagctcctctatataagagaagcattgtttctcttttgaaattaacaacaagatgaggaagccttaaaaagcaaaaactcattcatttattaaggagccttaattgctcttagttacaagtttttttaaaaataaaaaaaaagtattattattatattattattattatattattattatatattaaatttggtaATGGTGTATACACGGAACCAACTTTATTAATAATGTGAATATCGACTTTACAATTGTGCTCACTctaatatacacatacacacacatgtaGAGATAGAGAGTTCAAATTATAACAAAGTTGATTACTAATCACATACAACTACATATCAAAATTCATCAATAGttgatgatttaaaaaaaaaaaaaaaaaaaaaaaaaaaaaaaccatggagttgattttataaatttataaactttcaaattttaatatcCACTTTTTaccttaaatacacaaaccatgcaccttaagcacacaaacaaaacaccttaaaaacacaaaacacaaaccaagcgcacctaaaactttaggtcgacataccttaagtacacaaatcacgcaccttaagaacacaaatcacgcacctaaggttataaaatggcgcaccttaagtttcaacaactcacatacgcaccttaagcatacaaatcacgcaccttaagaaggaaaacaatgcaccttaagaaggaaaaccatgcaccttaagttttaggttcactcacactaagtttcaacactgacgcaccttaagcatacaaaccacgcaccttaaaggggcgtttggttcaagttatataagataactaaggttatatttgcATCGTAATAAAAGAttcccatgtttggttcaatttatatgtaattttagCTATGGAATGTCACATAACTTCCGCAAgaagtttttagctattggaagggaatgtgagatgcACTCTAATTTCTTAGGCAATCTCGcattcccttatcttattactaatattgGCTTTgggcattttaatcaatttatcttatttccgtTGGCTTATTTACATACTTcagttttaaaccaaacacaggaatATAGCATTATATTCCTAGTTATCTAACATTCTTAGCAATCTAACATTtcctaaggtaatctaacatttcGTAAACCAAATGTTGCCTAAGAagaaaaattacgcacctaaagcaaCCGCACGAGAactcatatgtgtgtgtgtgtgtgtgtgtgtgtgtgtgtggcgATGTTCCTATGAGAACCACCCTCCCATGAGTCCATGAGAACCAATATAGTGCATTAAAAAACATATCTATGGATTATGAGATCAATTGGGGGTCCAAAATTCGCGTGTGGATATAGGGCATGTGCTGTGTGCAATTGGAGGTTTCAAAATTCGCGTATGCATATTAAGCGTGCATTGTGTGCATGTGTTGGGTGCAATTGAGGGGTCCATTATATgttgcatattaagcatgtgttgtATTCAACATAGAATATGCACACAACACATGCCCCATATGTACATGCGAATTTTAAACCCCCTCCCCCCAACTAATCTCATCCAtatatctaattttttaatGCACGAGATTGGTCTCATAGACTTGGATGGTGGTTCTCATATAatcactattatatatatatatatatatagagtcatgatcaggtgtggccgtgctctcccgtgcggccgtgcggttcacaccactcaatattacgaaatacaccactcaatgttaagaaacacaccacacaaatatgcactgtggtgtgtttcttaacattgtggtgtgtttcattgtagtgtgtttcttaacattgagtggtgtatttcgtaacactgagtggtgtgtgaccgcacgggagagcacggccacacctgaaattatttatatatatatatatatatatatatatgtaaactcATGATCAAATGAGTTCATCCATTCCCATGAGTCCGTGTGGACAGATCTAGCACATTGAATGCTTGAAATAAATGACTTAGATTTCACCAACTGTGCAACTGTTCACTTCACTTGCATTGTTCTTGCACATTTGCACAATTGGCAAAACATAAGTCattgatctcaagcattcaatgGCCCAAATCTGTCCACACGGACTCATCGAAAAGGTAGACTCAACA is a window of Ipomoea triloba cultivar NCNSP0323 chromosome 11, ASM357664v1 DNA encoding:
- the LOC115996171 gene encoding uncharacterized protein LOC115996171; protein product: MQCSKETIARLFYNVSSSFQLFLLFSYLTSIFLAKIFHLLGGNIFFPRNQAVYEFAAFSDEETEDENVYENNYHVGSSREQHHFASNIIQDDQHHATFNVEAEEENIESVGDDDDEEEASIYSSPATEPNIPSNEEAVEEKIPMGDNDYFNSHENNNTTGPTFSSPAGRNSKRNVSDMSHEDDEENICKELMEREKRVVEANLMQGEAAKNNNNNNNNSRLLKIQEDREENDEIFGDSCTVGSTSKSSSEWRSSIKDSCTDDPFSSSSRRSCPKWESYTVFQKYDEEMLFLDRISAQKLHETESLRSIKSNPRSISDRIVYKLAPKKQRTLNFQHNPYNELEGAYVAQICWTWEALNWNYKYFQRLRASKSDHGCPAYIAQQFQQFQVHLQRYIETEPYEYGRRPEVYARMRLHIAPNLLQVPQYRDSDEEKREEGFCSRIPSDSFLQIMEEAIRTFMNFLKADKESHCQIIASFFKKNTRGSADPTLLLLLKRENKRKKSKLKDMRKSGGKCLRKRRLKEEEELEILMAEIDLKVVSRVLRMKEQNGEQLHWCEDKMSKVKISDNGKLHRDSSPLFFPAH